The Natranaeroarchaeum aerophilus DNA segment CTCCATGTCGTCGAAGATGATGGAGTTGGTGAACGCTCCCTCAACGGTGACGTTCGAGATGTTGGCACCATTGAATCCAGCCCCATACAGTCCCGATCCAGCAGCCAATTCAGCGCTCTCCGTTTGTATTGTTGCATTGTTTATTGTCAACTCTTCACGTCCACTTTTGATGTGTCCAAGCGTAATGCCTCGTGCGTTTTCAAGACATGAGACGTTATTGACGGTCATTCCCTGGATTGACTCACCGGGATCGGAGCGAATTCCAGTGTACTGACAGCCGGTGATGATCCCGTCTGTAATCGTGAGTAACTCGTGTTCCCCCCGGTGGATGTGGACGCCATGGGACGGACCGTTCTCGGCATTGATTTCAAAATCCCGGACTGTGCAGCGTTTTGTGGGGGTACCATCATCTTCCACCAGTGTGTCGTTCGTGCCGTCCCAGACCCTGTTTGCAGAGATGCCTTCTTTTTGAGCGTCAAACTGAAGCGGGGCATCTGAGTCAGCCTCTCCACCACGGCTCGCCCAGTAGCCGTCAACAGTGACGTTTCGTGAGGAAACAATATCGATATGATGGTACAGGATAGCGTCGCCGTAGATGTTCTCTAATCTAACATTTTCGGCGTGTGCTGGCATGATTCCGTTCGAGCTTGGGGAATCGATTCGAATGTTTCGAACACTCCAGTTCGAGGCACCCCCATATCCCCTTTCGTCGTAGCCTCTGTTGGTAAGGAGTGCTCGTCCTTCATCACCAGCAGGCCGGACGCCTTCGAAGACCGTTGATCTACCTGCACCCAAAAGTGTCGTATCGGAACCTACCAGCGGAGTCTGCTCGAACAGATACCGTCCCGGTGGGAAATAAATAACGCCACCACCCTCGCTGGCAACAGTATCAAGAAGGTCTTGTACAGCACCACCGACCTCGGTCTCACCATCTCCCTCGATCCCGTGCGCTGTAACAGTATACGCGAAAGGCTCTCCTGACGGACTGGAGTCTGCCTCCTCAGCAAACGGAGTACGGTTGCTGCAGCCTGCAAGCATTCCGGCTCCCACCGTGGCTGCCATGAGAACGGATCGCCGCCGCATCCGTGATCGATTCATGAGTTGCGGTTTGCTTAACAGATTGTAAACTTTCGTGTTCGTTAGATCACCGCACTTGATGGTATCTTGCTTCTATCGGTCACACTTATAGGCGCTGCATTCGCTCCCTGTATTCAGCAATTATCAGGGTTGAAGGGTTTCAATAGAGTCGCTCAGCCTAACTTTTTGCGGTATCGACGATCCGTCACTATTTCCCCGAACAGATCCGCCTCACGCTCTTCGACGGCCTCGTAGCCCTGCGAGCGGTAGAACGACTGGCCGACATCGTTGTCCGCGAGGACGTATAGCTGGACCACGTCGTAGCCGCGGGTCGACCAGCGCCTCTCGAACTCTGTGAGCAGCGCCGTTCCGATCCCATCGCCCCAGCGGTCGGGTGTAACGTAGATCGATCCGAGACCGACGACCGTACTGTCGTGTGCAGCGCCGCTCGCGTAGCCGACCACAGTATCCGCTTGCGCGGCGACGAGGTACGTCACGTCGTCGTCCTCGATGCGCTCGCGGGTGAGGGCGGGATCGTACCACTCGGCCAGCGCAGCCTCGATGGTCGCGTCGGCGAGCACGTCTCGATAGGCGGTCGTCCAGCCCTGTTCGGCGACGCGGGTGATCCCTTCGATATCTTCGGGAATCGCATCACGAACCATCAGTTCCTCCATACAACCGGATCATGTCCCACTGACAAAACCCTGGGGGCGAGCACGAACGTTCAAACGGTCCTGAGCCATAGCGAAGGTATGGACGGCGACGCCTTTCGAGACCGACTCGAACGCGAGCATGCGGAGCGACTGGGCGCATTCGACTCGCCGGAACTGCTCGTCGCGCTCGCGGACGGCAAGCCGACGCCAACCCCGCTACTCGAAGCGGCGGCCAACAGCGAACACGCTGCCCAGCGAACGTTCGAGCAGTGGGCCGAGACCGAGCAGGACGCCGCTGCACGCGATGCCTTCGAGGATAGCGCCCAGCAGGAACACCGTCACTACCAGCTAGTTGTTGATGAGCTATCGCAAGACTACGAGCCCGCCGACGGCGGTCCGCTACATGCGTATCTCCGCGGGCGAGAGGAGACTATTCAGCGGGTCGCCACGGGGATGGTCGGCCGGTCGCTCGTTAGCCTGCGGACTCACGCCCGGTTGATCGAGTACTTCGAGGGCGAGCGAGCGGCGCTGTTCGTCGAGCTACGGGACGAAACCGAAGCGACCCTTCACACCGGCCTCTCCCTGCTGGATACGATCTGTACAGGGAAGAACTGGGAGCGCGCCGAGATGGCAGCGAGCTACGTGATCCGGGTCGCCCACGAGGATTACGTCGACTCACTCGCGGCGATCGAGCATAAAGAGTCGAGCGAGAGCTAACCG contains these protein-coding regions:
- a CDS encoding glycosyl hydrolase family 28-related protein encodes the protein MAATVGAGMLAGCSNRTPFAEEADSSPSGEPFAYTVTAHGIEGDGETEVGGAVQDLLDTVASEGGGVIYFPPGRYLFEQTPLVGSDTTLLGAGRSTVFEGVRPAGDEGRALLTNRGYDERGYGGASNWSVRNIRIDSPSSNGIMPAHAENVRLENIYGDAILYHHIDIVSSRNVTVDGYWASRGGEADSDAPLQFDAQKEGISANRVWDGTNDTLVEDDGTPTKRCTVRDFEINAENGPSHGVHIHRGEHELLTITDGIITGCQYTGIRSDPGESIQGMTVNNVSCLENARGITLGHIKSGREELTINNATIQTESAELAAGSGLYGAGFNGANISNVTVEGAFTNSIIFDDMENLRMNNITATGGVDQAFRFRDNVAVTLITSQATDCGGAGIYVGPESTLTYGGVQFDNVGSKIVVDGEIAEWDVSAKASLSRNFNRAGQP
- a CDS encoding GNAT family N-acetyltransferase, with the protein product MEELMVRDAIPEDIEGITRVAEQGWTTAYRDVLADATIEAALAEWYDPALTRERIEDDDVTYLVAAQADTVVGYASGAAHDSTVVGLGSIYVTPDRWGDGIGTALLTEFERRWSTRGYDVVQLYVLADNDVGQSFYRSQGYEAVEEREADLFGEIVTDRRYRKKLG